The uncultured Bacteroides sp. DNA segment CTTTGTAACTACGCCCGGTTCGTCAATGCGTATTTGTGGAAAGCAAATTACGGCCGGAGCAAATGCCATCGCCATGCGGTGATCTTCATAAGTCTTGATCACCGGCACTTCTTGTGGTTGGCAACGCTCTCCATCCCATAGTAAAACGGAGTTGTCTTCATCCCGCAATACGTAACCCAGTTTTGCCATTTCAGCAATAAGTGCCGCAATGCGGTCGGTCTCCTTAATCTTTAAACTTTGCAGGCCCGTGAAGCGAAACGGAATGTTCATTAGCGCACAAGTAACCACAAAGGTTTGTGCCAAATCGGGGATGTCGATAAAATCCTCATCTAACCTTTCAGCCTTCAAGCCCGTTTTATGGAGTGTTACGCCCCTATCAGTAAATTCAGTTGCTACACCCAGTTTAGCAAATACCTCTGCTCCTCGGCTGTCACCCTGATAACTGTTGCGGAAGAGTCCTTTTAACTCAATCTCAGCAGCAGGTGAAAGTGCAGCAATCTGATACCAGTAAGAAGCAGCGCTCCAATCGCTTTCCACTGTAAACGGTACATCCTTGTAAGGCTGAGGCTGCACACGGATGCTACAATCTGAACACCAATCGGCCGCAGCACCAAAATCTCTCATTAGTTGCAACGTAAGATTAATGTACGGACGTGAAATGATATCGCCTGTGAGATGAACCGTAAGCCCTTGCTCCAAAGCAGGCCCAATCATCAACAAAGCCGAAATATATTGTGAACTAACATTTCCTTCTAGCGTAATCTCATTGGCCGATAGCCGGCAACCTGTGATGCGAAGAGGAGGATACCCCTCGTTACCTACATACTCAATCTGTGCTCCCAATTCCCGAAGCGCATTCACCAATATAAGAATAGGACGTTG contains these protein-coding regions:
- a CDS encoding 3-phosphoshikimate 1-carboxyvinyltransferase, whose product is MRYKLSAPSQPKASIQLPASKSISNRALIIHALAKGAIVPDNLSNCDDTQVMIKALTEGNEVIDIMAAGTAMRFLTAYLSVTPGTHTITGTARMQQRPILILVNALRELGAQIEYVGNEGYPPLRITGCRLSANEITLEGNVSSQYISALLMIGPALEQGLTVHLTGDIISRPYINLTLQLMRDFGAAADWCSDCSIRVQPQPYKDVPFTVESDWSAASYWYQIAALSPAAEIELKGLFRNSYQGDSRGAEVFAKLGVATEFTDRGVTLHKTGLKAERLDEDFIDIPDLAQTFVVTCALMNIPFRFTGLQSLKIKETDRIAALIAEMAKLGYVLRDEDNSVLLWDGERCQPQEVPVIKTYEDHRMAMAFAPAVICFPQIRIDEPGVVTKSYPGYWDDLRSAGFTLLPSGKI